A genome region from Euphorbia lathyris chromosome 4, ddEupLath1.1, whole genome shotgun sequence includes the following:
- the LOC136225518 gene encoding uncharacterized protein isoform X3, with protein MDHHLQNQPPNPTRKSKHILFYLSSLLILFLAISFSFTNTNYIKIHHLKSLVTSYPTTFQKFLGFLYPIQKPTKTQTPNSNSNSFPSPCVFWMSPILSGGGYSSEAWSYILALNEHMKVPKFRLKIEHHGDLESLEFWEGLPSDMKNLAMKLHQTQCRMNETIVLCHSEPGAWYPPLFETLPCPPTGYKDFMFVIGRTMFETDRVNPDHVRRCNRMDSIWVPTDFHVSTFVHSGVDQSKVVKIIQPIDVDFFDPSRYAALDLASVGGLVLGERNSIKEFVFLSVFKWEYRKGWDVLLKAYLNEFSSSDPVALYLLTNPYHSDNDFGNKILEFVKDYNLVGQDNVPVANIYVIDTHIAQSDLPKLYKAVDAFVLPSRGEGWGRPIVEAMSMSLPVIATNWSGPTEYLTADNSYPLPVDKMSEVMEGPFKGHLWAEPSADKLGLLMRHVMTNVDEAKAKGRNARNDMITRFSPKVVAVA; from the exons ATGGATCACCATCTACAAAATCAACCACCAAATCCTACAAGAAAATCAAAACACATTTTGTTTTACTTATCTTCTCTATTAATTCTCTTCTTAGCAATCTCATTTAGTTTCACCAACACTAATTACATCAAAATTCACCACCTAAAATCACTTGTCACATCGTATCCTACCACTTTTCAGAAATTTCTAGGGTTCCTTTACCCAATCCAAAAACCCACCAAAACCCAAACTCCCAattccaattccaattctttCCCCTCCCCTTGTGTTTTCTGGATGTCCCCCATTCTTTCAGGCGGTGGGTATAGCTCTGAAGCTTGGTCTTACATTTTAGCTCTTAATGAACACATGAAAGTACCCAAATTTAGGTTAAAAATTGAGCATCATGGTGATCTTGAATCTTTGGAATTTTGGGAGGGTTTGCCTTCTGATATGAAGAATTTGGCTATGAAACTTCACCAAACACAATGTAGAATGAATGAAACTATTGTCTTGTGTCATAGTGAACCAGGTGCTTGGTACCCTCCTTTGTTTGAAACCCTTCCTTGTCCACCTACTGGTTATAAAGATTTTATGTTTGTAATTGGCAGAACCATGTTTGAGACTGATAGAGTCAATCCTGACCATGTAAGGCGATGTAATCGAATGGATTCTATTTGGGTTCCAACAGATTTTCATGTATCAACATTTGTACATAGTGGGGTTGATCAATCTAAGGTTGTGAAAATTATCCAACCTATTGACGTTGACTTCTTTGATCCATCTAGGTATGCAGCATTAGATCTTGCCTCGGTTGGTGGTTTGGTATTAGGCGAGAGAAATTCGATAAAGGAATTCGTTTTTCTTAGTGTTTTTAAATGGGAGTATAGGAAAGGATGGGATGTGTTGCTGAAAGCATATTTAAATGAGTTCTCTAGTAGTGATCCAGTTGCTTTGTATTTGTTAACAAATCCATATCACTCTGATAATGATTTTGGCAACAAGATTCTGGAGTTTGTCAAGGATTACAATTTAGTAGGACAAGATAATGTTCCGGTTGCAAATATTTATGTGATTGATACTCATATAGCTCAATCCGATTTGCCAAAATTATACAAGGCTGTGGATGCATTTGTTCTTCCATCAAGAGGGGAAGGATGGGGGAGGCCTATTGTGGAGGCTATGTCTATGTCTTTACCAGTCATAGCAACAAACTGGTCTGGGCCAACAGAGTATCTGACTGCGGATAATAGCTATCCACTGCCGGTGGATAAAATGAGTGAAGTCATGGAAGGGCCTTTCAAAGGGCATCTCTGGGCTGAACCATCCGCTGATAAACTTGGACTTCTAATGAGGCATGTGATGACTAATGTTGATGAAGCTAAGGCCAAAGGAAGGAATGCAAGGAACGACATGATTACTAGATTTTCTCCTAAAGTGGTTGCAG TTGCGTGA
- the LOC136225518 gene encoding uncharacterized protein isoform X1 has product MDHHLQNQPPNPTRKSKHILFYLSSLLILFLAISFSFTNTNYIKIHHLKSLVTSYPTTFQKFLGFLYPIQKPTKTQTPNSNSNSFPSPCVFWMSPILSGGGYSSEAWSYILALNEHMKVPKFRLKIEHHGDLESLEFWEGLPSDMKNLAMKLHQTQCRMNETIVLCHSEPGAWYPPLFETLPCPPTGYKDFMFVIGRTMFETDRVNPDHVRRCNRMDSIWVPTDFHVSTFVHSGVDQSKVVKIIQPIDVDFFDPSRYAALDLASVGGLVLGERNSIKEFVFLSVFKWEYRKGWDVLLKAYLNEFSSSDPVALYLLTNPYHSDNDFGNKILEFVKDYNLVGQDNVPVANIYVIDTHIAQSDLPKLYKAVDAFVLPSRGEGWGRPIVEAMSMSLPVIATNWSGPTEYLTADNSYPLPVDKMSEVMEGPFKGHLWAEPSADKLGLLMRHVMTNVDEAKAKGRNARNDMITRFSPKVVAGIVADHIQHDILDKML; this is encoded by the coding sequence ATGGATCACCATCTACAAAATCAACCACCAAATCCTACAAGAAAATCAAAACACATTTTGTTTTACTTATCTTCTCTATTAATTCTCTTCTTAGCAATCTCATTTAGTTTCACCAACACTAATTACATCAAAATTCACCACCTAAAATCACTTGTCACATCGTATCCTACCACTTTTCAGAAATTTCTAGGGTTCCTTTACCCAATCCAAAAACCCACCAAAACCCAAACTCCCAattccaattccaattctttCCCCTCCCCTTGTGTTTTCTGGATGTCCCCCATTCTTTCAGGCGGTGGGTATAGCTCTGAAGCTTGGTCTTACATTTTAGCTCTTAATGAACACATGAAAGTACCCAAATTTAGGTTAAAAATTGAGCATCATGGTGATCTTGAATCTTTGGAATTTTGGGAGGGTTTGCCTTCTGATATGAAGAATTTGGCTATGAAACTTCACCAAACACAATGTAGAATGAATGAAACTATTGTCTTGTGTCATAGTGAACCAGGTGCTTGGTACCCTCCTTTGTTTGAAACCCTTCCTTGTCCACCTACTGGTTATAAAGATTTTATGTTTGTAATTGGCAGAACCATGTTTGAGACTGATAGAGTCAATCCTGACCATGTAAGGCGATGTAATCGAATGGATTCTATTTGGGTTCCAACAGATTTTCATGTATCAACATTTGTACATAGTGGGGTTGATCAATCTAAGGTTGTGAAAATTATCCAACCTATTGACGTTGACTTCTTTGATCCATCTAGGTATGCAGCATTAGATCTTGCCTCGGTTGGTGGTTTGGTATTAGGCGAGAGAAATTCGATAAAGGAATTCGTTTTTCTTAGTGTTTTTAAATGGGAGTATAGGAAAGGATGGGATGTGTTGCTGAAAGCATATTTAAATGAGTTCTCTAGTAGTGATCCAGTTGCTTTGTATTTGTTAACAAATCCATATCACTCTGATAATGATTTTGGCAACAAGATTCTGGAGTTTGTCAAGGATTACAATTTAGTAGGACAAGATAATGTTCCGGTTGCAAATATTTATGTGATTGATACTCATATAGCTCAATCCGATTTGCCAAAATTATACAAGGCTGTGGATGCATTTGTTCTTCCATCAAGAGGGGAAGGATGGGGGAGGCCTATTGTGGAGGCTATGTCTATGTCTTTACCAGTCATAGCAACAAACTGGTCTGGGCCAACAGAGTATCTGACTGCGGATAATAGCTATCCACTGCCGGTGGATAAAATGAGTGAAGTCATGGAAGGGCCTTTCAAAGGGCATCTCTGGGCTGAACCATCCGCTGATAAACTTGGACTTCTAATGAGGCATGTGATGACTAATGTTGATGAAGCTAAGGCCAAAGGAAGGAATGCAAGGAACGACATGATTACTAGATTTTCTCCTAAAGTGGTTGCAGGTATTGTCGCCGATCATATACAACATGATATACTTGATAAAATGTTGTAA
- the LOC136225518 gene encoding uncharacterized protein isoform X2, whose translation MDHHLQNQPPNPTRKSKHILFYLSSLLILFLAISFSFTNTNYIKIHHLKSLVTSYPTTFQKFLGFLYPIQKPTKTQTPNSNSNSFPSPCVFWMSPILSGGGYSSEAWSYILALNEHMKVPKFRLKIEHHGDLESLEFWEGLPSDMKNLAMKLHQTQCRMNETIVLCHSEPGAWYPPLFETLPCPPTGYKDFMFVIGRTMFETDRVNPDHVRRCNRMDSIWVPTDFHVSTFVHSGVDQSKVVKIIQPIDVDFFDPSRYAALDLASVGGLVLGERNSIKEFVFLSVFKWEYRKGWDVLLKAYLNEFSSSDPVALYLLTNPYHSDNDFGNKILEFVKDYNLVGQDNVPVANIYVIDTHIAQSDLPKLYKAVDAFVLPSRGEGWGRPIVEAMSMSLPVIATNWSGPTEYLTADNSYPLPVDKMSEVMEGPFKGHLWAEPSADKLGLLMRHVMTNVDEAKAKGRNARNDMITRFSPKVVAGIGFGEDDWQC comes from the coding sequence ATGGATCACCATCTACAAAATCAACCACCAAATCCTACAAGAAAATCAAAACACATTTTGTTTTACTTATCTTCTCTATTAATTCTCTTCTTAGCAATCTCATTTAGTTTCACCAACACTAATTACATCAAAATTCACCACCTAAAATCACTTGTCACATCGTATCCTACCACTTTTCAGAAATTTCTAGGGTTCCTTTACCCAATCCAAAAACCCACCAAAACCCAAACTCCCAattccaattccaattctttCCCCTCCCCTTGTGTTTTCTGGATGTCCCCCATTCTTTCAGGCGGTGGGTATAGCTCTGAAGCTTGGTCTTACATTTTAGCTCTTAATGAACACATGAAAGTACCCAAATTTAGGTTAAAAATTGAGCATCATGGTGATCTTGAATCTTTGGAATTTTGGGAGGGTTTGCCTTCTGATATGAAGAATTTGGCTATGAAACTTCACCAAACACAATGTAGAATGAATGAAACTATTGTCTTGTGTCATAGTGAACCAGGTGCTTGGTACCCTCCTTTGTTTGAAACCCTTCCTTGTCCACCTACTGGTTATAAAGATTTTATGTTTGTAATTGGCAGAACCATGTTTGAGACTGATAGAGTCAATCCTGACCATGTAAGGCGATGTAATCGAATGGATTCTATTTGGGTTCCAACAGATTTTCATGTATCAACATTTGTACATAGTGGGGTTGATCAATCTAAGGTTGTGAAAATTATCCAACCTATTGACGTTGACTTCTTTGATCCATCTAGGTATGCAGCATTAGATCTTGCCTCGGTTGGTGGTTTGGTATTAGGCGAGAGAAATTCGATAAAGGAATTCGTTTTTCTTAGTGTTTTTAAATGGGAGTATAGGAAAGGATGGGATGTGTTGCTGAAAGCATATTTAAATGAGTTCTCTAGTAGTGATCCAGTTGCTTTGTATTTGTTAACAAATCCATATCACTCTGATAATGATTTTGGCAACAAGATTCTGGAGTTTGTCAAGGATTACAATTTAGTAGGACAAGATAATGTTCCGGTTGCAAATATTTATGTGATTGATACTCATATAGCTCAATCCGATTTGCCAAAATTATACAAGGCTGTGGATGCATTTGTTCTTCCATCAAGAGGGGAAGGATGGGGGAGGCCTATTGTGGAGGCTATGTCTATGTCTTTACCAGTCATAGCAACAAACTGGTCTGGGCCAACAGAGTATCTGACTGCGGATAATAGCTATCCACTGCCGGTGGATAAAATGAGTGAAGTCATGGAAGGGCCTTTCAAAGGGCATCTCTGGGCTGAACCATCCGCTGATAAACTTGGACTTCTAATGAGGCATGTGATGACTAATGTTGATGAAGCTAAGGCCAAAGGAAGGAATGCAAGGAACGACATGATTACTAGATTTTCTCCTAAAGTGGTTGCAG